One genomic region from Halorussus rarus encodes:
- a CDS encoding amphi-Trp domain-containing protein, whose protein sequence is MPEEVLFKSENRLSRDDVAAYLRTVAEKLESGGDLTLSAGDQSVTLDPPAQPTFEVKAERETPGGGGPGELSVEFELEWDEDGDGGTGGSLDIE, encoded by the coding sequence ATGCCCGAGGAAGTCCTGTTCAAATCCGAGAATCGGCTGTCCCGCGACGACGTCGCGGCGTACCTCCGGACCGTCGCCGAGAAACTGGAGTCGGGCGGCGACCTGACGCTGTCGGCGGGCGACCAGTCGGTCACCCTCGACCCGCCGGCGCAGCCGACCTTCGAGGTGAAGGCCGAGCGCGAGACGCCGGGTGGCGGCGGACCGGGCGAACTCAGCGTCGAGTTCGAACTGGAGTGGGACGAGGACGGCGACGGCGGGACCGGCGGCTCGCTGGACATCGAGTAG
- a CDS encoding DUF1028 domain-containing protein has protein sequence MEPRPATFSVVARDPETEAVGVAVQSKFVSVGSVVPFAAADAGAIATQSFANVAYGPDGLDLLREGKSADEVVAELTDDDPEAAQRQVGVVGRDGSVAGFTGEECFEVAGDRQGETYTVQGNILENEETLDAMEETYQETEGGLPERLLAALHAGNEAGGDSRGEQSAAMYVAKPEGGYDGKNDRWIDVRVDDHEAPIDELERVFKIYDVTLLEREEPEDVRELSGETAEEVAATLADLGFYGESETPDATDAGEFGEVDREALEAFRGMNNFENHDLPVVEDALARGWEDAEGTGEDRLVDALWHGLSRLDRK, from the coding sequence ATGGAACCGCGACCAGCCACCTTCTCCGTCGTCGCGCGCGACCCCGAGACCGAGGCGGTCGGCGTGGCGGTCCAGTCGAAGTTCGTTAGCGTCGGCTCCGTGGTGCCGTTCGCCGCCGCCGACGCCGGGGCCATCGCGACCCAGAGCTTCGCGAACGTCGCCTACGGTCCTGACGGCCTCGACCTCCTCCGCGAGGGCAAGTCCGCCGACGAGGTCGTCGCCGAACTCACCGACGACGACCCGGAGGCCGCCCAGCGACAGGTCGGCGTCGTGGGGCGGGACGGCTCGGTCGCGGGGTTCACGGGCGAGGAGTGCTTCGAGGTCGCGGGCGACCGACAGGGCGAGACCTACACCGTTCAGGGCAACATCCTCGAGAATGAGGAGACCCTGGACGCGATGGAGGAGACCTATCAGGAGACCGAGGGAGGTCTCCCCGAGCGGTTGCTCGCCGCCCTCCACGCCGGCAACGAGGCGGGCGGCGACAGCCGCGGGGAGCAGAGCGCCGCGATGTACGTCGCCAAGCCCGAGGGCGGCTACGACGGGAAGAACGACCGCTGGATCGACGTGCGGGTCGACGACCACGAGGCGCCCATCGACGAGCTCGAGCGGGTGTTCAAGATCTACGACGTGACCCTGCTCGAACGCGAGGAGCCCGAGGACGTCCGGGAGCTCTCGGGCGAGACGGCCGAGGAGGTCGCGGCGACGCTGGCGGATCTGGGTTTCTACGGGGAGAGCGAGACGCCCGACGCGACAGACGCGGGCGAGTTCGGCGAGGTCGACCGCGAGGCGCTCGAGGCGTTCCGGGGGATGAACAACTTCGAGAACCACGACCTCCCCGTCGTCGAGGACGCGCTGGCCCGCGGATGGGAGGACGCCGAGGGGACCGGCGAGGACCGGCTGGTCGACGCCCTCTGGCACGGGCTGTCGCGGCTCGACCGGAAGTGA
- a CDS encoding helix-turn-helix transcriptional regulator, with protein sequence MYDLTGFQRDLLYVIAGLDEPHGLAIKDELEGYYEKEIHHGRLYPNLDTLVDKGLVEKGQRDRRTNFYTLTRRGDREIEARREWEAQYIDLSVEA encoded by the coding sequence ATGTACGACTTGACAGGTTTCCAGAGGGATTTGCTGTACGTCATCGCGGGGCTGGACGAGCCACACGGCCTCGCCATCAAGGACGAACTCGAGGGCTACTACGAGAAGGAGATCCACCACGGCCGGCTCTACCCGAACCTCGACACCCTCGTCGACAAAGGACTCGTCGAGAAGGGCCAGCGCGACCGCCGCACCAACTTCTACACGCTGACCCGGCGGGGCGATCGCGAGATCGAGGCCCGCCGGGAGTGGGAGGCCCAGTACATCGATCTGAGCGTCGAGGCCTGA
- a CDS encoding MgtC/SapB family protein: protein MPSIVDFLTQVPLDSNVVRIAIAAALGLFLGLEREWSHKPAGIRTFTLISLLGAVFTVLDRNVLLLLGGLLVIVQGVLLAAQGLLADDDEEVGLSLTTSVSMLVAFGVGALVMDGYILVGVTVAVLSSLLLVLKRELHSFAWGMSREELRSAVEFAILAFVVYPLLPDEQFAYGIEPRTVWLMVVTVAGIGIVNYAVVKTYGGRGIAVTGFFGGLASSTAVVGTMLDHVNQRPEAASYGVAAILLADAAMAVRNLAIALAFTLPSNKPVLYGAVLPLGAVILGSVAIAAYTADWSQHVDIDLESPFSLRNALGFGAIFLLVIAGGALAQQQFGSAGFYVTAVLSGLVSSAGATSSAVLLYMGGTIDHQTSVLGILLATASSITVKAALTLSAPDRSFAYRVAAWSGVLLAGSAAAAVLAAV from the coding sequence GTGCCGAGTATCGTCGACTTCCTCACGCAGGTGCCGCTGGACAGCAACGTCGTGCGCATCGCCATCGCGGCCGCGCTGGGGCTGTTCCTCGGGCTGGAGCGCGAGTGGTCCCACAAGCCCGCGGGCATCCGGACGTTCACGCTCATCAGCCTGCTGGGGGCGGTGTTCACCGTGCTCGACAGGAACGTCCTGCTGCTGCTGGGCGGGCTACTCGTCATCGTCCAGGGCGTCCTGCTGGCCGCGCAGGGGCTGCTGGCCGACGACGACGAGGAGGTGGGGCTCTCGCTGACCACCTCGGTGTCGATGCTGGTCGCGTTCGGCGTCGGCGCGCTCGTGATGGACGGCTACATCCTCGTCGGGGTGACGGTGGCGGTGCTGTCGTCGCTACTGCTCGTCCTCAAGCGCGAACTCCACAGTTTCGCGTGGGGAATGTCCCGCGAGGAGCTCCGGTCGGCGGTCGAGTTCGCCATCCTGGCGTTCGTCGTCTACCCGCTGCTGCCCGACGAGCAGTTCGCCTACGGCATCGAGCCCCGGACGGTCTGGCTGATGGTCGTCACGGTGGCGGGCATCGGCATCGTGAACTACGCCGTCGTCAAGACCTACGGCGGCCGGGGCATCGCCGTCACCGGCTTCTTCGGGGGGCTCGCCTCCTCGACCGCGGTCGTCGGGACCATGCTCGACCACGTGAACCAGCGCCCCGAGGCGGCCTCCTACGGCGTGGCAGCCATCCTGCTGGCCGACGCCGCGATGGCGGTCCGGAACCTCGCCATCGCGCTGGCGTTCACCCTGCCGAGCAACAAGCCCGTCCTCTACGGCGCCGTGCTGCCGCTGGGCGCGGTCATCCTCGGCAGCGTCGCCATCGCGGCCTACACCGCCGACTGGTCCCAGCACGTCGACATCGACCTCGAGAGCCCGTTCTCGCTCCGGAACGCGCTGGGGTTCGGCGCCATCTTCCTGCTGGTCATCGCTGGTGGCGCGCTCGCCCAGCAGCAGTTCGGCTCGGCCGGGTTCTACGTGACCGCCGTGCTGTCGGGGCTGGTCTCGAGCGCAGGGGCGACCTCCTCGGCGGTCCTGCTCTACATGGGCGGCACCATCGACCACCAGACGTCCGTGCTGGGCATCCTGCTGGCGACCGCCTCCTCCATCACGGTCAAGGCCGCGCTGACCCTCTCGGCGCCCGACCGGTCGTTCGCCTACCGGGTCGCGGCGTGGAGCGGCGTCCTGCTCGCAGGGTCGGCGGCCGCCGCGGTGTTGGCGGCAGTTTGA
- a CDS encoding AI-2E family transporter yields the protein MVGGLDFDRGRLAWWLVGLALGAAVLYVVYSFVGTFVFGVFIYYATRPVYRRLRRRVRPPSLAAATALFALALPVLLLMTYTAAIALQEFDKIARRTDITGLQETIEPYIGVSSLALRPDELLANPDPALLQDIGRSALEYVGFIGNGLLHLFVMIAIAFYLLRDDHRLSRFFRRQFGDEGGVVESYVRAVDRDFNSIFFGNILNALLTGTIGAASYNVLNMIAPTELVVPYPTLLGLLTGAASLIPIVGMKLVYFPVSAYLGLETAVADPTFLWFPALFFMVSFVVVDTIPDLVLRPYVSGRNLHVGLVMLAYIFGPLLFGWYGIFLGPMLLVLVVHFVRIVLPELVAGEPIRPWAVDPTYLFDPEPTDTHPANEVGVDGGEPVDDGAADASDARDDDEAPAGDDFASDETDSDGPTRRPSDG from the coding sequence ATGGTCGGCGGGCTGGACTTCGACCGGGGGCGACTGGCGTGGTGGCTCGTCGGGCTCGCGCTCGGCGCAGCCGTGCTGTACGTCGTCTACTCGTTCGTGGGCACCTTCGTCTTCGGCGTCTTCATCTACTACGCGACCCGGCCGGTGTACCGGCGGCTCCGCCGGCGGGTCCGGCCGCCGAGCCTTGCCGCCGCGACCGCACTGTTCGCGCTGGCGCTCCCGGTGCTACTGCTGATGACCTACACCGCCGCGATAGCGCTCCAGGAGTTCGACAAGATCGCGCGGCGGACCGACATCACCGGGCTCCAGGAGACCATCGAGCCGTACATCGGCGTGTCGTCGCTCGCGCTGCGGCCCGACGAACTGCTGGCGAACCCGGACCCCGCGCTGCTGCAGGACATCGGCCGGTCGGCGCTGGAGTACGTCGGCTTCATCGGCAACGGCCTGCTGCACCTGTTCGTGATGATCGCCATCGCGTTCTACCTGCTCCGGGACGACCACCGGCTCTCGCGGTTCTTCCGCCGGCAGTTCGGCGACGAGGGCGGGGTCGTCGAGTCGTACGTCCGGGCGGTCGACCGGGACTTCAACAGCATCTTCTTCGGCAACATCCTGAACGCGCTGCTGACCGGCACCATCGGCGCGGCCTCGTACAACGTGCTCAACATGATCGCCCCGACCGAGCTCGTGGTGCCGTACCCGACGCTGCTGGGCCTGCTGACCGGCGCGGCCAGCCTCATCCCCATTGTCGGGATGAAGCTGGTGTACTTCCCGGTGTCGGCCTACCTCGGTCTCGAGACCGCGGTTGCCGACCCGACGTTCCTCTGGTTCCCGGCGCTGTTCTTCATGGTCTCGTTCGTGGTCGTGGACACGATTCCGGATCTGGTGCTCCGGCCGTACGTCTCGGGCCGGAACCTCCACGTCGGGCTCGTGATGCTGGCGTACATCTTCGGCCCGCTGCTGTTCGGCTGGTACGGCATCTTCCTCGGGCCGATGCTGCTCGTGCTGGTCGTTCACTTCGTCCGCATCGTCCTGCCGGAACTGGTCGCCGGCGAGCCGATCCGGCCGTGGGCGGTCGACCCGACCTACCTCTTCGACCCCGAACCCACCGACACGCATCCGGCGAACGAGGTGGGCGTCGACGGCGGCGAACCCGTGGACGACGGGGCGGCAGACGCTTCCGACGCGCGCGACGACGACGAGGCGCCGGCCGGCGACGACTTCGCGAGCGACGAGACCGACTCGGACGGGCCCACGCGCCGACCGTCGGACGGGTAG
- a CDS encoding alpha/beta hydrolase produces the protein MPSEPDPQIQAVLEQLDRLGMPDLSTLDPREARELFEEFRTSESSEEVAAVTDRTIPGPGGELPIRVYEPDGEGPHPVLVYFHGGGWVVGSIETHDGLCRRLTNAAGCAVVSVDYRLAPEHPFPAATEDAVAAVEWVAERGDEVGVDGDRLAVGGDSAGGNLAAVAALVARDRGGPDIARQVLVYPATSPSDDWPSTEENAEGYLLTRSEMEWFADQLFESPLDARNPYAFPLQACDHAGLPPATVVTAGFDPIRDEGAAYAEALADAGVDVTHRDYEGMIHGFIGMLEEPSVDRAHEAVDAIGADLRGTFE, from the coding sequence ATGCCCTCGGAACCAGACCCGCAGATACAGGCGGTGCTCGAACAACTCGACCGGCTGGGGATGCCGGACCTCTCGACGCTCGACCCCCGGGAGGCCCGGGAGCTCTTCGAGGAGTTCCGGACCAGCGAGTCGTCCGAGGAGGTCGCCGCCGTCACCGACCGGACCATCCCCGGCCCCGGCGGCGAGCTTCCCATCCGGGTGTACGAACCCGACGGCGAGGGACCCCATCCGGTGCTGGTCTACTTCCACGGCGGCGGCTGGGTCGTCGGCAGCATCGAGACCCACGACGGGCTCTGTCGCCGCCTGACGAACGCGGCCGGCTGCGCGGTCGTCTCGGTCGACTACCGGCTCGCGCCCGAGCACCCGTTCCCCGCCGCGACCGAGGACGCCGTGGCCGCGGTCGAGTGGGTGGCCGAGCGCGGCGACGAGGTGGGCGTCGACGGCGACCGGCTCGCGGTCGGCGGCGACAGCGCGGGCGGCAACCTCGCGGCGGTGGCCGCGCTGGTGGCCCGCGACCGGGGCGGTCCGGACATCGCCCGGCAGGTGCTCGTCTACCCCGCGACCAGTCCCAGCGACGACTGGCCCTCGACCGAGGAGAACGCCGAGGGCTACTTGCTCACCAGGTCCGAGATGGAGTGGTTCGCCGACCAGCTGTTCGAGAGCCCGCTCGACGCCAGAAACCCCTACGCCTTCCCGCTGCAGGCGTGCGACCACGCCGGTCTCCCGCCCGCCACGGTCGTCACCGCGGGCTTCGACCCGATCCGCGACGAAGGGGCGGCCTACGCCGAGGCGCTGGCCGACGCCGGCGTGGACGTGACCCACCGCGATTACGAGGGGATGATCCACGGCTTCATCGGCATGCTGGAGGAGCCCAGCGTCGACCGCGCCCACGAGGCTGTCGACGCCATCGGCGCGGACCTGCGGGGGACCTTCGAGTAG
- the glyA gene encoding serine hydroxymethyltransferase, translating into MEYDRVRAVDPEVADALEAEVDRQRDTLEMIASENHVSEAVMEAQGSVLTNKYAEGYPGSRYYGGCEHVDTIEELAIERAKELWGAEHVNVQPHSGTQANMGVYFAMLEPGDKILSLDLTHGGHLSHGHHANFTGQLYEVEQYEVDPETGYLDYEALREHAEEFEPDIIVSGYSAYPREVEWETIQAAADAVDALHLADMAHITGLVAAGVHPSPVGVADFVTGSTHKTIRAGRGGMILCDEEYADDVDSAVIPGMQGGPLMHNIAGKAVGFKEALEPEFEEYAERTVANAEALGEQLQDRGFGLVSGGTDTHLVLVDLRESHEDVTGKDAEEALEDVGIVLNANTVPGETRSPFVTSGIRAGTPALTTRGFDEEDCRYVGDLIADVVDDVDDDDVKGEVAEQVQELCEANPLYE; encoded by the coding sequence ATGGAGTACGACCGCGTCCGCGCCGTCGACCCGGAGGTCGCCGACGCCCTCGAGGCCGAAGTGGACCGCCAGCGCGACACCCTGGAGATGATCGCCAGCGAGAACCACGTCAGCGAGGCGGTGATGGAGGCCCAGGGCAGCGTCCTCACCAACAAGTACGCGGAGGGGTACCCCGGCTCGCGCTACTACGGCGGGTGCGAACACGTCGACACCATCGAGGAACTGGCGATAGAGCGCGCGAAGGAGCTGTGGGGCGCCGAGCACGTCAACGTCCAGCCCCACTCGGGCACCCAGGCCAACATGGGCGTCTACTTCGCCATGCTCGAGCCCGGCGACAAGATCCTGTCGCTGGACCTGACCCACGGCGGCCACCTCAGCCACGGCCACCACGCCAACTTCACCGGCCAGCTCTACGAGGTCGAGCAGTACGAGGTCGACCCCGAGACGGGCTACCTCGACTACGAGGCGCTCCGGGAGCACGCCGAGGAATTCGAACCGGACATCATCGTGTCGGGCTACTCGGCGTACCCCCGCGAGGTCGAGTGGGAGACCATCCAGGCGGCCGCCGACGCTGTCGACGCCCTCCACCTCGCGGACATGGCCCACATCACCGGGCTGGTGGCCGCCGGCGTCCACCCCTCGCCGGTCGGCGTCGCCGACTTCGTCACCGGGTCGACCCACAAGACCATCCGCGCGGGCCGCGGCGGGATGATCCTCTGCGACGAGGAGTACGCCGACGACGTCGACTCGGCGGTCATCCCCGGGATGCAGGGCGGCCCCCTGATGCACAACATCGCGGGCAAGGCGGTCGGCTTCAAGGAGGCGCTCGAACCCGAGTTCGAGGAGTACGCCGAGCGGACCGTCGCCAACGCCGAGGCGCTGGGCGAGCAGTTGCAGGACCGCGGCTTCGGCCTCGTCTCGGGCGGCACCGACACCCACCTCGTGCTGGTCGACCTCCGGGAGTCCCACGAGGACGTGACCGGGAAGGACGCCGAGGAGGCCCTGGAGGACGTCGGCATCGTGCTGAACGCCAACACGGTCCCCGGCGAGACGCGCTCGCCGTTCGTGACGAGCGGCATCCGCGCGGGCACGCCCGCGCTCACGACCCGCGGGTTCGACGAGGAGGACTGCCGGTACGTGGGCGACCTCATCGCCGACGTGGTCGACGACGTCGACGACGATGACGTGAAGGGCGAGGTGGCCGAACAGGTCCAGGAGCTCTGCGAGGCCAACCCGCTCTACGAGTAG
- a CDS encoding bifunctional methylenetetrahydrofolate dehydrogenase/methenyltetrahydrofolate cyclohydrolase, which produces MTEVIDGNAVAQRIRDDLRDSIETLADEGVEPGLATVLMSDDPASETYVSMKQRDCEEVGIEGIHVEIDEDAPAQELYDTVEDLNADPDVHGILVQMPVVDQVDERRVLRSVAPKKDVDGFHPENVGRLVAGDARFKPCTPHGIQKLLEHAGVETEGAEAVVVGRSDIVGKPMANLLVQKAPFGNATTTVCHSRTEDLAAHTREADIVIAAAGVPEFIDGSMLTEGTVVVDVGVNRVDADTEKGYELVGDVDFESAKEKAEAITPVPGGVGPMTRAMLLYNTVKAAGLQEGVEVDLP; this is translated from the coding sequence ATGACGGAGGTAATCGACGGGAACGCCGTCGCCCAGCGGATCCGCGACGACCTGCGGGACAGCATCGAGACGCTGGCCGACGAGGGCGTCGAGCCCGGGCTGGCCACGGTGTTGATGAGCGACGACCCGGCGAGCGAGACGTACGTCTCGATGAAGCAGCGCGACTGCGAGGAGGTCGGCATCGAGGGAATCCACGTCGAGATCGACGAGGACGCCCCCGCCCAGGAGCTCTACGACACCGTCGAGGACCTCAACGCCGACCCCGACGTCCACGGCATCCTCGTCCAGATGCCGGTCGTCGACCAGGTCGACGAGCGCCGGGTGCTCCGGAGCGTCGCGCCCAAGAAGGACGTCGACGGCTTCCACCCCGAGAACGTCGGCCGGCTGGTCGCGGGCGACGCCCGATTCAAACCCTGTACCCCCCACGGCATCCAGAAGCTGCTGGAACACGCCGGCGTCGAGACGGAGGGCGCGGAGGCCGTGGTGGTTGGGCGGTCGGACATCGTCGGCAAGCCGATGGCGAACCTGCTCGTCCAGAAGGCGCCGTTCGGCAACGCGACGACCACGGTGTGTCACTCCCGGACCGAGGACCTCGCGGCCCACACCCGCGAGGCCGACATCGTCATCGCGGCCGCTGGCGTCCCCGAGTTCATCGACGGGTCGATGCTCACGGAGGGGACGGTCGTCGTCGACGTGGGCGTGAATCGGGTCGACGCCGACACCGAGAAGGGGTACGAACTCGTCGGCGACGTCGACTTCGAGAGCGCGAAGGAGAAGGCCGAGGCCATCACGCCGGTCCCGGGCGGCGTCGGCCCGATGACCCGCGCGATGCTGCTCTACAACACCGTGAAGGCGGCCGGTCTGCAGGAAGGCGTCGAGGTAGACCTCCCCTGA
- a CDS encoding DUF7117 family protein, whose amino-acid sequence MKVRGQRECSDCGARWSYYRTGSVECPECGSLRSVGVDDDRRLHTDSPAELDLTEAREAVDARPLREVADLADEMARGYVRKRGFVRGGDLLGLDEAYLAAQELRHAADVVGRGLDLSDDEEWYFLALLRGADADPETDPDADRRPAPDEVPTSMHPIRGLAYAEAVEEYRSDAADWADENEVDAAGRDALESLGDRVRRVQALDGDVNAETSELLVAAAREVGRYLREGDADALASARDRFDRLAE is encoded by the coding sequence ATGAAAGTTCGCGGCCAGCGCGAGTGCTCGGACTGCGGCGCGCGGTGGTCCTACTACCGGACCGGGAGCGTCGAGTGTCCGGAGTGCGGCAGCCTCCGGAGCGTCGGCGTCGACGACGACCGGCGGCTCCACACCGACTCGCCCGCCGAACTCGACCTGACCGAGGCCAGGGAGGCGGTCGACGCCCGGCCGCTCCGGGAGGTCGCCGACCTGGCCGACGAGATGGCCCGCGGGTACGTCCGCAAGCGCGGATTCGTCCGCGGCGGCGACCTGCTGGGCCTCGACGAGGCGTACCTCGCGGCCCAGGAGCTCCGCCACGCCGCCGACGTGGTGGGCCGCGGCCTCGACCTGAGCGACGACGAGGAGTGGTACTTCCTCGCGCTCCTCCGGGGCGCCGACGCCGACCCGGAGACCGACCCCGACGCCGACCGGCGGCCCGCGCCGGACGAGGTGCCGACGTCGATGCACCCGATCCGAGGGCTGGCCTACGCCGAGGCGGTCGAGGAGTACCGGAGCGACGCGGCCGACTGGGCCGACGAGAACGAGGTCGACGCCGCCGGCCGGGACGCGCTCGAGAGCCTGGGCGACCGCGTCAGGCGCGTGCAGGCGCTCGACGGCGACGTGAACGCCGAGACCTCGGAACTGCTCGTGGCGGCCGCCCGGGAAGTCGGTCGATACCTCCGGGAGGGCGACGCCGACGCACTGGCGAGCGCGCGCGACCGGTTCGACAGGCTGGCGGAGTAA
- a CDS encoding DUF7528 family protein: MTVAGERHELSRAEADRLRAALGDALTERREFVRTAGTHREDGSYVVARRNADSSGHSKVFESFAALRRLYDRLPDEFTAEDVGRSGLTGGRRHMLVRHLAEHPAFDCELAKRQPLTGAKRAAESGDASGGGSGD; the protein is encoded by the coding sequence GTGACCGTCGCCGGCGAGCGCCACGAACTCTCCAGAGCCGAGGCCGACCGGCTGCGGGCGGCGCTCGGCGACGCGCTGACCGAGCGACGGGAGTTCGTCCGCACCGCCGGTACCCACCGCGAGGACGGCAGCTACGTCGTCGCGCGCCGGAACGCCGACTCGTCGGGCCACAGCAAGGTGTTCGAGAGCTTCGCGGCGCTGCGCCGGCTGTACGACCGTCTGCCCGACGAGTTCACCGCCGAGGACGTCGGCCGGTCGGGACTGACCGGCGGCCGGCGCCACATGCTCGTCCGGCACCTCGCCGAGCACCCGGCGTTCGACTGCGAACTGGCGAAGCGCCAGCCGCTGACCGGCGCGAAGCGCGCCGCCGAGAGCGGGGACGCCTCCGGGGGTGGTAGCGGGGACTGA